The DNA window CGTGTTTCCCTCGGCAACAGGTGACAAACTGACCATCACCAAGGTGATTGCAGTGGCCATGAACATTGGCGGTGTGGTAACCATCACCATGAACGACCTACACGATACAAAGATGACCAGAGGCGTCCTTTTGGCCCTTTTCAGCGCTTTCTTCTATGCCGCTTATCTGGTTTTCGTGAAGCGAAAAAGCGATACGGAGGAGAAGGTTGACATACCATTGTTCTTCGGTGAGTAAAACTGTTGAGTTCTGAATTTGATCGTTGCTTATCTTCTGACTCCCGTTCAGGTTTTGTCGGTCTATGGAATATGTTGCTATTATGGCCAATATTCTTTATTCTCCATTTCACCAAAATCGAAACCTTTGAGCTGCCAAGTCAGGGGCAGTTTGCCCTTCTGTTTCTGAACGGATTAATTGGCACTGTGCTGTCGGAAGCCCTTTGGCTGTGGGGCTGCTTCTTGACCTCCTCACTGATTGGCACGCTGGCCATGTCGCTACAGATTCCGCTGGCCATCCTGTTTGATGTCCTGCTGAAGAACAAACCATATTCGTCGATGTTCTACATGGGCTCGATACCCATCTTTGTGGCCCTGGTGTTCGTTTCGCTATTGATGCGAAACGACGATTCCGATCCGCTGATGAAGCTCTTTAGGATTGTGTATAGAAAAGTCTGCCGGTGCCATAAGCCAAGCATTGTTAGGTAAGTCTTGTATTCTGCCAATATATGAACTATGTTTAAACATAATTTCTCATCTAGGGTCAACGATGACGAACAACAGGAGTCGCTGATAAGCAACAGCGATTAAGCAAACGATCGGAGGCTTTTTGTAAAAATCGGGCTTCTACAAACTTTGAATATTGCTCATTGCAATGCAATCTAAAACTTGGCTGTTCACGAGTTCGTTTCGAATCGTTCTTAAATCTTATTGGGACAAGTCTTGCACAATTTCCCCTCTGCCCTGATTTGTGTTTCTCATTTGTGCATTTTTCGTTGGTTATTATTGCGTTGCGAACTTACGTACAACTATTTATTATAATCTTACAAGTGTATTTATTATCTGTAAATAGCTTTAGATCCCATGAATACCGTTTATCTATGTGATAATCTACAACGTTTTGCTGAACTCCTCCTATAATTTATTTCCTCGGTATTCACACTGCGCTTAGCTGTATAATTGTTGACTTCTCAATACAagatgaaaatatgaaaacatatacacatattgaTAACttattacaataaatataactTGTCTACCGTACTTAAAAAATTGCGAACGTTTATAGCCATTTAGTGGCGGCGATGAATCATTGGCAAATCGGCTTAGATTATCTAACATCATTAccaacttttttcattttaaaatgttgatAACAGAATTTTTGTGTTTCATGGCTTTTAAtagattttattaattttagaaatcgtttatttattttatggaatcgaaatatacattttaattagttttaatttatattcatttaaatgaaCTTCCCCAAAGGTACAACGGCaattgtttcaattaaataactCACTTTAATTTTCAACCTATGTcctaaaaatatgtatttacaatATGCGACTCTTAATCTCTAGAACTTAAATAGGTATGTACTCAATAAGATCACACAAGTTCATTTCTGTACTGGAAGCGCACACAAAGTGGCATCTGTGTGGCCCAGAGTGGCACGGCGAATGCTTCAGTTCCATTTCTCCATGCCTCCAACGGATCACACCGTTGTCGTTGGCAAAGGAGCAGGTGGACCCGATCCCGAGCTGGGCGGGATTTGTGCCGCGCGGGACGTAGATGGCTCCATCGTTTCCATCGCGATGACAGTGACTCCTCCGGCGGATGGGGCATGTGGATCTGTTTCCGAGTACGGTGGAGCCGGCAGTGCCGCAATTCCAATGGGACCGGGTTCGCCGAGAGGCGATGGGGGAACAGGTGGTCCAGCCGCCGCTGCTGTGGGTGTGGTCAGGTTGCACATGCGCATCACCTCGTCGTAGCTGGGCAGATCCTTCTCATCCTTTTCCAGTTGATCGCGAATGCGGTTGGCCTCCACGCTGCCGGGCTCAATGAAGAATATGTCGCCATAGCGGTTCGCTGACGGATCCTCCGGGGCGTTAAAAGCATTTCGGTCTGCAAAAAGTTCATGAAAAATATATGAgtgaaatgtaaatatatataacaccGAAATGATAAGAATCTCATTAAAGATTACTTGATTAGATCATTCGATATTTGGGTAATGTCATTTAAAGGAGAGTAGTTTGGTACACCATAAAATTTAATCGGAAGTGTGTAGTTAAGGAATATACACACTTCgagatatttttatataaggTTATGAAGTTAATTGATTGAAATTGGAACACTGCTCTAAACTCGACCTTATAAGCCCATTTAAAGTGATTTGATTGAC is part of the Drosophila yakuba strain Tai18E2 chromosome 2R, Prin_Dyak_Tai18E2_2.1, whole genome shotgun sequence genome and encodes:
- the LOC6531551 gene encoding uncharacterized protein LOC6531551 isoform X3 gives rise to the protein MERVPSPVLAHPRGYTVYCDPKMSNVPPYLVFFFLAFISCALTFCCLRFCIWVCCEARDSRSRGRRHDRNAFNAPEDPSANRYGDIFFIEPGSVEANRIRDQLEKDEKDLPSYDEVMRMCNLTTPTAAAAGPPVPPSPLGEPGPIGIAALPAPPYSETDPHAPSAGGVTVIAMETMEPSTSRAAQIPPSSGSGPPAPLPTTTV
- the LOC6531551 gene encoding uncharacterized protein LOC6531551 isoform X12 translates to MDLVEVYYFISFILIFLILIRAYICPNHKWKCVCCLQYRHESDRNAFNAPEDPSANRYGDIFFIEPGSVEANRIRDQLEKDEKDLPSYDEVMRMCNLTTPTAAAAGPPVPPSPLGEPGPIGIAALPAPPYSETDPHAPSAGGVTVIAMETMEPSTSRAAQIPPSSGSGPPAPLPTTTV
- the LOC6531551 gene encoding uncharacterized protein LOC6531551 isoform X9, which codes for MEAIDTFYISLIFFLVFGLCYKSRKNINSGVYDTESISAGGVSPDRNAFNAPEDPSANRYGDIFFIEPGSVEANRIRDQLEKDEKDLPSYDEVMRMCNLTTPTAAAAGPPVPPSPLGEPGPIGIAALPAPPYSETDPHAPSAGGVTVIAMETMEPSTSRAAQIPPSSGSGPPAPLPTTTV
- the LOC6531551 gene encoding uncharacterized protein LOC6531551 isoform X11: MTAVLFFTMMFLFLATSTFIKVVCTAARRRSRTDRNAFNAPEDPSANRYGDIFFIEPGSVEANRIRDQLEKDEKDLPSYDEVMRMCNLTTPTAAAAGPPVPPSPLGEPGPIGIAALPAPPYSETDPHAPSAGGVTVIAMETMEPSTSRAAQIPPSSGSGPPAPLPTTTV
- the LOC6531551 gene encoding uncharacterized protein LOC6531551 isoform X6, with amino-acid sequence MYAGIWFFGFIVLVVVLLVARECYLFIKLKIDDWNMRVYARLLRHEMMLRLAMEDRNAFNAPEDPSANRYGDIFFIEPGSVEANRIRDQLEKDEKDLPSYDEVMRMCNLTTPTAAAAGPPVPPSPLGEPGPIGIAALPAPPYSETDPHAPSAGGVTVIAMETMEPSTSRAAQIPPSSGSGPPAPLPTTTV
- the LOC6531551 gene encoding uncharacterized protein LOC6531551 isoform X7, with translation MGAGLSSFSVVLLVIILIIVFLTNAYQKANRAGQGRDYRVRTARSADTRNDRNAFNAPEDPSANRYGDIFFIEPGSVEANRIRDQLEKDEKDLPSYDEVMRMCNLTTPTAAAAGPPVPPSPLGEPGPIGIAALPAPPYSETDPHAPSAGGVTVIAMETMEPSTSRAAQIPPSSGSGPPAPLPTTTV
- the LOC6531551 gene encoding striated muscle-specific serine/threonine-protein kinase isoform X4, encoding MGDQFRWCEFGVLLLFFLLILYFSISRCVAQKRRRRLPVSPPLSRFVSSCPSSPGLSSRLSWTPDRNAFNAPEDPSANRYGDIFFIEPGSVEANRIRDQLEKDEKDLPSYDEVMRMCNLTTPTAAAAGPPVPPSPLGEPGPIGIAALPAPPYSETDPHAPSAGGVTVIAMETMEPSTSRAAQIPPSSGSGPPAPLPTTTV
- the LOC6531550 gene encoding solute carrier family 35 member F5, producing MLGRTQRLLLGISILILVDVVWVSSSELTKFLYNEANFDKPFFCTYFKTSMFSIYLLVIGILAPWKESCERQNGNYAMMEQNADDENYYSNQAVLGDPTYVPIRSPHLGAGAGAPANGTSNSISGTESDDSSVRSVRFSKMAEVREMSAHEATDALMARLSYAASLRIRRQKTHHKTAKTALLFCLLWFAANYFFQLALEMDEAAMITLVSSTSSFFIICLAAVFPSATGDKLTITKVIAVAMNIGGVVTITMNDLHDTKMTRGVLLALFSAFFYAAYLVFVKRKSDTEEKVDIPLFFGFVGLWNMLLLWPIFFILHFTKIETFELPSQGQFALLFLNGLIGTVLSEALWLWGCFLTSSLIGTLAMSLQIPLAILFDVLLKNKPYSSMFYMGSIPIFVALVFVSLLMRNDDSDPLMKLFRIVYRKVCRCHKPSIVRVNDDEQQESLISNSD
- the LOC6531551 gene encoding uncharacterized protein LOC6531551 isoform X1; amino-acid sequence: MPYYAFMMIGWFLIISIISILIRACCLCAMQKTPRPATTSGRGPGGGPGPGENPSSRQPGRVLQSYRIDQSGVTLSTDRNAFNAPEDPSANRYGDIFFIEPGSVEANRIRDQLEKDEKDLPSYDEVMRMCNLTTPTAAAAGPPVPPSPLGEPGPIGIAALPAPPYSETDPHAPSAGGVTVIAMETMEPSTSRAAQIPPSSGSGPPAPLPTTTV
- the LOC6531551 gene encoding uncharacterized protein LOC6531551 isoform X5; this encodes MDFFIFYVGLFFIFFLIMPMVYFALQFILWIILNKCCGTNPRGFQDPVRRRRRRQRERQRQRSDRNAFNAPEDPSANRYGDIFFIEPGSVEANRIRDQLEKDEKDLPSYDEVMRMCNLTTPTAAAAGPPVPPSPLGEPGPIGIAALPAPPYSETDPHAPSAGGVTVIAMETMEPSTSRAAQIPPSSGSGPPAPLPTTTV
- the LOC6531551 gene encoding uncharacterized protein LOC6531551 isoform X8, with translation MANRVGAAKSAGFDSLSVVIKHLCRKECQSHGCRAQFVFRGAAGHHSHNSHRNAFNAPEDPSANRYGDIFFIEPGSVEANRIRDQLEKDEKDLPSYDEVMRMCNLTTPTAAAAGPPVPPSPLGEPGPIGIAALPAPPYSETDPHAPSAGGVTVIAMETMEPSTSRAAQIPPSSGSGPPAPLPTTTV
- the LOC6531551 gene encoding uncharacterized protein LOC6531551 isoform X10, translating into MELLPAFFILLLIGLVAYAALQFAVVWILKRCCHLGPHRNAFNAPEDPSANRYGDIFFIEPGSVEANRIRDQLEKDEKDLPSYDEVMRMCNLTTPTAAAAGPPVPPSPLGEPGPIGIAALPAPPYSETDPHAPSAGGVTVIAMETMEPSTSRAAQIPPSSGSGPPAPLPTTTV
- the LOC6531551 gene encoding uncharacterized protein LOC6531551 isoform X2, giving the protein MMHGSEPTLDWGSGFGLHIAIYLALAFFFFCLLPLACYYIRVESETLAKICQPRCRRQQRIPEQHRQRYDIGIDRNAFNAPEDPSANRYGDIFFIEPGSVEANRIRDQLEKDEKDLPSYDEVMRMCNLTTPTAAAAGPPVPPSPLGEPGPIGIAALPAPPYSETDPHAPSAGGVTVIAMETMEPSTSRAAQIPPSSGSGPPAPLPTTTV